The following coding sequences are from one Eucalyptus grandis isolate ANBG69807.140 chromosome 11, ASM1654582v1, whole genome shotgun sequence window:
- the LOC120289548 gene encoding uncharacterized protein LOC120289548, translating to MPMSMGRYPVPPNKKGGIEKLLSSFNGPPLSQNRGIALQIMPRGGLNQPPTQGRTYAITRGQVEDVPNVITAEKYVKLVELIPKLLESVISISTPLKDKVLATVGCLGCKLVIGEREGRIDLIVLAMYDFDVIIGIDWLTHQRAKLDYYRKAIQFNLLVGKGYQGYLATVVDTIAEELNIEDIAVVQEFPNMFPKELPRLPPERDIEFVIELAPGTESISKAPYRMALSELRELKVQMQELLDK from the exons ATGCCGATGTCTATGGGAAGGTATCCTGTTCCACCCAACAAGAAGGGTGGGATAGAAAAGTTGTTGTCAAGCTTTAATGGA CCACCGTTGAGTCAGAACAGAGGAATCGCGCTGCAGATCATGCCGCGGGGTGGATTGAACCAACCTCCAACTCAGGGAAGGACGTATGCGATCACCAGAGGACAAGTGGAGGATGTGCCTAatgtgatcacag ctgaaaAATATGTTAAGTTAGTAGAATTAATTCCTAAGTTGTTGGAGTCCGTgattagcatatctacaccgttgAAGGATAAGGTATTAGCTACAGTGGGTTgtcttggttgcaagttagtgattggtgaacGAGAGGGGAGGATAGACTTGATAGttctagccatgtatgattttgatgtgataattggcatagACTGGCTCACCCACCAACGAGCTAAGCTGGACTATTATCGCAAGGCAATTCAGTTTAACCTGTTAGTGg GCAAGGGTTACCAAGGTTACCTAGCGACTGTCGTGGACACGATAGCAGAGGAGTTGAATATAGAAGACATCGCAGTGGTCCAAGAGTTCCCAAACATGTTTCCGAAAGAATTACCAAGGTTGCCGCCAGAGAGAGAtatagagttcgtgattgagttagctCCTGGGACTGAGTCAATCTCTAaagctccttaccggatggcctTGTCAGAACTTAGGGAACTAAAagtgcagatgcaagagttgttggataaatgA
- the LOC120289547 gene encoding uncharacterized protein LOC120289547, with the protein MRMLELMGDRMDQQAATSAAATASATNAANVANAAAATPAATLVVKPEVAHVEVPPGNVVVGRPRHKLMKQFLRLNPPTFTRAGDPEAIALWIQGLENAFNLLMCTKAEKVVLVAYQLRGIVGTWWKTTKGIVFLGDVVPEWNVFLEVFNEKYSREVKMIEFQRLRQGTMSVDQYEAKFAELSQYAPNLVQRLSD; encoded by the coding sequence ATGAGAATGCTTGAGTTGATGGGTGACAGAATGGATCAGCAGGCCGCCACTTCAGCCGCCGCTACCGCTTCTGCTACTAATGCCGCTAATGTCGCCAATGCTGCTGCTGCCACCCCTGCCGCTACACTAGTTGTCAAACCTGAGGTAGCACATGTTGAAGTTCCACCTGGGAACGTGGTCGTTGGGAGGCCTAGGCATAAGCTAATGAAGCAATTTCTGAGATTGAATCCACCGACGTTCACAAGAGCAGGAGATCCCGAAGCTATAGCACTATGGATTCAAGGGTTAGAGAATGCCTTCAATTTATTAATGTGCACCAAGGCAGAGAAGGTTGTCCTAGTAGCCTATCAGTTGAGAGGGATCGTAGGTACTTGGTGGAAGACTACTAAAGGGATAGTGTTCCTTGGAGATGTAGTTCCAGAGTGGAATGTCTTTCTTGAGGTCTTCAATGAGAAGTACTCTAGAGAGGTGAAGATGATTGAGTTTCAGCGCCTTCGCCAAGGTACGATGTCGGTCGATCAGTACGAAGCGAAGTTTGCTGAACTGTCGCAGTATGCCCCTAATCTAGTCCAGAGACTGTCAGACTGA
- the LOC104424388 gene encoding traB domain-containing protein isoform X2: MYTSSEGDPSQQLQSSMFSLSGTGFFGAVGRSINLGGQTALALRLLLAIFSSKISSDVNRPFGDEFRAARKVSEEIGAQIVLGDRPIEITLERAWSSLKWDQKISLVVSVFRGIASQSDASGSNLQESNTGDSTFELYKQLSFSYPALLQPLIHERDTYLAWSLKRSKAVNNCKRVVGVIGKGHMNGVVYALISDQGNLRFRDVAGNKAGGNKTGGWVEDLTRSLIRDTLLGILLWALYEWVKSAV, from the exons ATGTACACATCTAGTGAAGGAGATCCTAGTCAACAATTACAGTCCAGCATGTTTTCCCTGAGTGGTACCGGGTTTTTTGGTGCCGTTGGTCGTAGCATAAACTTGG GTGGTCAGACAGCCCTAGCATTACGTCTACTCTTGgcaattttctcttcaaaaatCTCCTCAGATGTCAACCGCCCATTCGGAGATGAG TTCCGAGCTGCTCGGAAGGTATCTGAAGAAATCGGTGCTCAAATTGTTTTGGGGGATCGGCCAATTGAAATAACA CTTGAGAGAGCGTGGAGTAGTTTGAAGTGGGATCAGAAAATAAGCCTGGTGGTCTCTGTTTTTCGTGGAATAGCATCCCAATCAGATGCATCAGGGAGTAATCTTCAG GAATCAAACACAGGGGATAGCACATTTGAGTTGTACAAGCAACTTAGTTTTTCTTATCCAGCGCTTCTGCAGCCTCTCATACATGAACGAGACACG TATCTCGCATGGTCCCTAAAGCGGAGCAAGGCCGTGAACAACTGCAAGAGGGTGGTGGGAGTGATCGGGAAGGGCCACATGAACGGGGTCGTGTATGCGCTTATCTCGGACCAAGGGAACTTGCGATTCCGTGATGTTGCAGGGAATAAGGCCGGGGGCAACAAAACCGGCGGTTGGGTGGAAGATCTCACGAGGAGCTTGATTAGAGACACTCTGTTGGGGATTCTGCTATGGGCATTGTATGAATGGGTCAAAAGTGCAGTATAA
- the LOC104424388 gene encoding traB domain-containing protein isoform X1, whose protein sequence is MRMIRSLGSTTTTRLLSLFLSPSVGCGSKSFLASMDTILGSTFPVFTPRPALHTPRTIGPFRASVRPPPPGFDFRREVLEESRASIASSHPELLDLAGDATLVLVRKGQFGPIPAWRSEFVEPEEIWLVGTTHISRRSADDVARVVRAVRPDNVVVELCRSRAGIMYTSSEGDPSQQLQSSMFSLSGTGFFGAVGRSINLGGQTALALRLLLAIFSSKISSDVNRPFGDEFRAARKVSEEIGAQIVLGDRPIEITLERAWSSLKWDQKISLVVSVFRGIASQSDASGSNLQESNTGDSTFELYKQLSFSYPALLQPLIHERDTYLAWSLKRSKAVNNCKRVVGVIGKGHMNGVVYALISDQGNLRFRDVAGNKAGGNKTGGWVEDLTRSLIRDTLLGILLWALYEWVKSAV, encoded by the exons ATGCGGATGATAAGAAGCCTTGGAAGCACCACAACCACgaggcttctctctctctttctctctccatccgTGGGGTGTGGAAGCAAATCCTTCCTAGCATCCATGGACACCATCCTCGGATCAACCTTCCCTGTTTTCACGCCTCGCCCAGCTCTGCACACACCCAGAACCATCGGACCCTTCAGGGCCTCCGTCAGACCGCCACCGCCCGGTTTCGACTTCCGGCGAGAGGTTCTGGAGGAGTCCAGGGCCTCCATCGCCTCGTCGCACCCCGAGCTGCTGGACTTGGCGGGTGACGCGACCCTCGTGCTGGTCCGGAAGGGGCAGTTCGGCCCGATCCCGGCTTGGAGGTCGGAGTTCGTGGAGCCGGAGGAGATATGGCTGGTGGGCACCACCCACATCTCGCGGCGGTCCGCCGACGACGTGGCGCGGGTCGTCAGGGCCGTGAGGCCCGACAACGTCGTGGTCGAGCTCTGCAGGAGCAG AGCTGGGATCATGTACACATCTAGTGAAGGAGATCCTAGTCAACAATTACAGTCCAGCATGTTTTCCCTGAGTGGTACCGGGTTTTTTGGTGCCGTTGGTCGTAGCATAAACTTGG GTGGTCAGACAGCCCTAGCATTACGTCTACTCTTGgcaattttctcttcaaaaatCTCCTCAGATGTCAACCGCCCATTCGGAGATGAG TTCCGAGCTGCTCGGAAGGTATCTGAAGAAATCGGTGCTCAAATTGTTTTGGGGGATCGGCCAATTGAAATAACA CTTGAGAGAGCGTGGAGTAGTTTGAAGTGGGATCAGAAAATAAGCCTGGTGGTCTCTGTTTTTCGTGGAATAGCATCCCAATCAGATGCATCAGGGAGTAATCTTCAG GAATCAAACACAGGGGATAGCACATTTGAGTTGTACAAGCAACTTAGTTTTTCTTATCCAGCGCTTCTGCAGCCTCTCATACATGAACGAGACACG TATCTCGCATGGTCCCTAAAGCGGAGCAAGGCCGTGAACAACTGCAAGAGGGTGGTGGGAGTGATCGGGAAGGGCCACATGAACGGGGTCGTGTATGCGCTTATCTCGGACCAAGGGAACTTGCGATTCCGTGATGTTGCAGGGAATAAGGCCGGGGGCAACAAAACCGGCGGTTGGGTGGAAGATCTCACGAGGAGCTTGATTAGAGACACTCTGTTGGGGATTCTGCTATGGGCATTGTATGAATGGGTCAAAAGTGCAGTATAA